GAGTTTCCAACAACCGAATCTAGTCAATTAGAATTGCTGATTCCTCAAGAGCTAGGACTACCCCAGGAAAACATTAGAAGATTGGCATATTACCGAATCAAAGATTAGTAGAAATTGCTTAGGAAAACTAGCTTGAGGAGACTAAATTGAGGCTATTTACAGATTCAGTGATGCCAGAACTCTAAAGAGGACAGAATTCACAATTCCTAAGGTGATGGAGCCTAACAAAGCGCTCCAAATCCCCCATCTCAGGCGGAATCCTTGGACTATCAAGGCAGCTAAGCCAAAGATGATGGCATTCAAAATAAAGGCAAACAAACCGAGGGTGAGAAGGAGGAAGGGGAAGGTAAAAAAGGCAAGAATAGGCCGCAATAGTGCGTTTAAAACTCCAAAAACAGCAGCGGATAGAGCTGCTTTGCCAAAGCTGTCAATTTCAATTCCAAGCGGTAGCCGAGAAATAATTAAAAAGCTAATTGTCGTAATTAACCAGGTCAATAAAAGTCCAATCATGACAGTTGCGCCTAAGAGTAAAGTGAATAAATTCTAGCCAATTAAACAAAAATTAAGTGAGCGATCGCGGTTTGTCTTCTAGGTTTGTCTCCCCCTCAATCAATGGCCCCTTAAAACTCGAAGGCTTAGTTAGTAAGGTCGGCTGCCCGCAGGGTTAAGCGATCGCCGCATTGACCGACGTTTCGGTCTCCAAGAGGCTGTAGTCATGCCTAAAAAGTAAAGAGTTTTCCCCGCTAAACCCTCCGCTGTAGTTTGAGCGTGACAATCCAATCCACATAGCGAGCGTAATGAGCTACTTGGCCTGCCGCCTCAACCTTGCCTTGATCAAGGGCCATAGCCATATATGTGATTAAGGCTTTACTTCTAATGTCAGCAATAAATGTGACAGAAAAGTGATAAGTGCGATCGGCTTTGTGACCTCAGGTGACATTAGTTTAAAGAGCGATCGCGACTCGATATTCTGGGCAGAGGCCAACGAGGAGGCAAAATTGTGTTATACCTGGGTAGGTATAAATGCTTGCATTAAACCGACGACCCAAAATTTCAGACTACTGTAGAGGGCGTGTTCTGAAATCGGGATCGTTAAACTAGTGCAACCAAGAGAGCGCTGGTCAGGTTCATCCCCATGAACTTATAGGCCAGCTTTTCCTTAGATTACTGACCATTATAGTCTTAGATAGGCCGAATTCCAGGGATTCTCGAGCTTTGGATCAGGTGCTTAACTGGGTGGTTATATAGAGCGATCGCCAACCTACACACTTTGTTCTAAATTTCTGTTAAGATGAATTTCTGCCAGTACATTCCGGTCTGTTGCTGGCATATTGGAGTTTGCTTATCCGAGCCATCCAACTACACAGATTTCCTGCTCTTAGACTGGTCCCAGGTACTGATTTGGGATAGGGGCACCACTAGGAGCAATTTTAACTATGACATTTCATCACCTCGGCCTCTCGACCGAATTACTTCGTGCGGTTGCCGAGCAGGGCTACGACCAGCCCACTCCCATCCAAGAGCAGGCGATTCCTGCCGTCCTCAAAGGGCAAGACATTCTTGCCAGCGCTCAAACTGGCACGGGCAAGACGGCTGGCTTTACGCTACCTCTACTGCAACGATTGAGCAGATCTGGCTCTAGCCCAAGTCGTCGCAGCCCTCGTGCCCTCATTTTGACCCCCACTCGTGAATTGGCCGCTCAGGTGAGCGATAGCGTTAAAACTTATGGCAAGTACCTGTCGTTACGCTCAGCCGTCGTTTATGGTGGCGTTGGCATTGAGCCGCAAATCCAACTGCTGCGTCGAGGAGTTGATATTGTCGTTGCTACTCCAGGTCGCTTGTTGGACCATCTCAGCCAGAAAACGGTTGATCTATCTCATGTCGAGATTTTAGTGCTAGATGAGTGCGATCGCATGCTAGACATGGGCTTCATTAATGACATTCGCAAGGTCTTGGCGAAGCTACCTGCATCCCGACAAACACTCCTGTTTTCTGCTACTTTTTCGGCAGAAATTCAGAAACTTGCCAACACCTTGCTCAAGTCTCCTACTCTGATCGAAGTGGCTCCCCGCAACACCGCTGCGGAGCAGGTGACTCAAGTCGTGCATCTCGTCGATCGCGATCGCAAGCGCGAACTGCTCTCTCATATGATCGGGTTCCACAATTGGCAACAAGTATTGGTCTTTACCCGCACCAAGCATGGAGCCAATCGCCTCGCCGAACAACTGGCAAAAGATGGGCTGAGAAGTACAGCGATTCATGGCAACAAAACCCAAGCAGCTCGCACCCGTGCGCTTAGTGACTTTAAGCAGGGCAAGGTGCGGGTTTTAGTAGCCACCGATGTAGCTTCGCGAGGTCTCGATATTGATCAATTGCCTTATGTGGTCAACTTCGAGTTACCCAATGTTCCAGAGGACTATGTGCATCGCATTGGCCGGACGGGGCGGGCAGGCAACGCTGGACGAGCGGTTTCGCTGGTTTGCAGTGAAGAATACCCCTTTTTGAAAAGCATTGAACGATTGCTCAATCGTACCTTTATTAAAGATGTAGTTCCCGGATATGAACCAGCCGCCTCAGAGGGGCCTCAGACAGGCCAAGCGAATCGGAAGCGCTCCAATCAAGGCCGCCCTCAGCAACCCAAATCGGAGGTTGCAGCTACACCGAAGCGCAGCAAACAAAACTCTACAGGAGGAACTCGCGATCGCAAACATCTCCGTATCGTTTAAGTGAGTGTTAAACAAGTGGTGTAAGACCTAAATTTTTGCAAAATTTTGCTGTCAGTTCTACATCACAACACTTTACAATTAGCAACGTTGCCGAGAGCGTGGAAAAGGGTTTCCTAAGATTTCCAGTGACGAAATCCAGCCCATACTGGCTACAAAAGCAACATCGATTCCCTCTGAGTAACGCCTGTAGGTGGTCGCCAACAGTTTGTCGCATTTAATCTAGAGAGCAACTATGAAAGACCTGACTCGTTATCGCAATATCGGCATCTTCGCTCACGTCGATGCGGGTAAAACGACTACAACTGAAAGAATTCTGAAACTGACTGGTAAAATCCACAAAATTGGCGAGGTTCATGAAGGTGCAGCAACCACTGACTTCATGGAACAGGAGCAAGAGCGTGGGATCACGATTCAATCCGCTGCGACAAGCTGCTTCTGGAACGACCACCAACTGAATATCATTGACACCCCAGGGCACGTGGACTTCACCATTGAAGTTTATCGCTCCCTTAAAGTTCTGGATGGTGGCATCGGCGTTTTTTGCGGTTCCGGTGGTGTTGAACCTCAATCCGAAACTAACTGGCGCTATGCCAACGACTCCAAGGTGTCTCGGGTTATCTATATCAACAAGCTCGATCGCACTGGGGCTGATTTTTACCGCGTCGTCAAGCAAGTTGACCAAGTCCTAGCTGCTAAGCCTTTGGTCATGGTGTTGCCCATCGGCATTGAAGAGCAGTTTAGTGGCGTCGTTGATCTACTAACCCGTAAAGCATGGGTGTGGGATAACTCTGGCGATCCCATGAACTATCAGATCAAGGAAGTTCCTGCCGACATGGTCGATCAGGTTGAGACCTACCGTGAGCAGTTGATTGAAACTGCAGTCGAGCAAGACGATGAGCTGATGGAGAAATACCTCGAAGGTGAAGAGCTAAGCATCGACGAAATTAAGCGGTGTATCCGTAAGGGCACCATCGACCTAGCTTTCTTCCCCACCTACTGCGGCTCCTCGTTCAAGAACAAAGGAGTACAACTGGTCTTGGATGCGGTAGTAGACTACCTACCCAACCCGATGGAAGTCAAGCCCCAGCCTGAGATGGACCTTGAAGGCAATGAGATGGGTACGTTTGCCTATGTTGACTCCGAGAAGCCATTGCGAGCCTTAGCATTCAAGATCATGGACGATCGCTTTGGCGCACTCACCTTTACCCGGATCTACTCCGGTAAGTTGTCCAAAGGTGACACCGTACTCAACACGGCTACAGGTAAAACCGAGCGGATCAGTCGCCTGGTTGAGATGCATGCTAACTCCCGTGAAGAAGTTGAGTCGGCTCAGGCGGGTGACATTGTCGCGATCGTTGGTATGAAGAATGTCCAGACAGGGCATACTCTCTGCGATCCCAAGAAGCCTGCGACCCTAGAGCCGATGGTCTTCCCAGAACCCGTAATCTCGATCGCGGTGAAGCCAAAAGCAAAAGGTGGTGAAGAGAAGATGGTGACGGCACTGACCAAAATGGTTCAGGAAGACCCCTCCTTCCACATGTTTACGGATGAGGAGAGCGGCGAAACCATTCTTAAAGGGATGGGTGAGCTACACCTAGACATCAAAGTTGACATCCTCAAGCGCACCCACGGCGTAGAAGTGGAAGTTGGTAAACCCCAGGTTGCTTACCGTGAGTCTATTACTAAGCGCCTAGAAGATGACTACACCCATAAGAAGCAGTCGGGTGGTTCGGGCCAATTTGCCAAGATTGGCTACGTCGTCGAACCTGGCGAACCTGGCACTGGTTTTGTATTCGAGTCCAAGGTGACAGGTGGCAGTGTTCCCAGAGAATACTGGCCTGCGGTGCAAAAAGGCTTTGAGAGTTGCATTGGCAAAGGCGTATTGGCTGGATTCCCCTGCCTAGACCTAAAGTTCACCCTGCTAGACGGCGGTTTCCACCCGGTTGACTCGTCGGCGATGGCGTTTGAAATCGCAGCGAAGGCAGCTTATCGGCAATCCATGCCTAAGGCTAGCCCCCAACTGCTAGAGCCCATCATGAATGTCGATGTGTTTACACCAGACAACTACATGGGAGATGTCATTGGCGACCTTAACCGTCGTCGGGGCATGATGAAATCTCAGGAGACAGGCCCGACTGGTGCTCGGATCAAAGCAGATGTGCCATTGAGTGAGATGTTTGGATACATTGGTGACCTACGTACCATGACATCAGGTCGAGGTCAGTTCTCTATGTCTTTCTCTCACTACGCACCTTGCCCGAACAACATCGCGGAAGAAGTGATCAAGGAAACTAAAGAGCGTCAAGCTGCGGCATAGCGCTAATTTGGCACCTCCTTATTTCTTAGAGCCCTATTGCTTAGAGATAGAGGAATAATCTGGAAGCATCCTGGTTGGCGTACTGCTGATCAGGATGTTTTTTCTGGGTGTGGTTTTTGCTTCACTGGTAGCTTCAGGACAAATTCCGTGCCCTGCCCTAACTCAGAGTGGCAAACTAACTCACCATGATGCTTCTCAGCAATTTGATGACTAATAAATAAGCCCAAACCAGTTCCTTGATCTATTGGTTTAGTTGTGAAGAAAGGGCTCAGCAACTTAGCTTGAACCGCTTCTGGAATACCTCGACCGTTATCTTGAATCGACACCTCTACCCACTCGGCATTGACACAGCGGGTTGCAATGGTGATAGCTTTAGGCGAAGTTGCATTCTCAGTGACAGCCTCTCCTAATTCATCGATCGCATTACTCAGCAAATTCATAAAAACTTGGTTGAGCTGTCCAGCGTAGCATTCTACTAACGGCAACTCCCCGTAGTATTTCTCGATCGCAATCACAGCGTTAGACATTCCTGGCTTTAATCGATGTTGCAGGATTAAAAGTGTACTCTCCAACCCTTCATGTAGATCAACTGCTCTCACATCTGCTTCGTCAAGACGCGAGAAGTTACGCAAAGAACGGACAATTTCCCGAATGCGGTCAGTGCCCAGCTTCATCGAAGCACACAGTTTTGGAAAATCCTCCTCAATGTAGCTGAGGTCGCTGTCAGCAAGCTGCTGATCTAGATCTGCTGATGGAGTAGGATGTTCCTGCTGATAGGCATGAATTAGATCTAGTAAGGTTTGGGTATACTCCTGAATCGGCGCTAAGTTGCCGTGAATGAAGTTGATAGGATTATTGACTTCGTGAGCAATGCCAGCCACAAGTTGGCCTAAGCTCGACATCTTCTCGCTATGCACTAACTGAAGTTGAGTTTGATTCAGGTCAGTTAAGGTTTTTGCCAGTTGTGCAGCCTGTTCTTTAGTATTTGCCAGCAATTGCGCGTGTTGTAGTGCTACCCCTAGTTGGGTAGCGATTTGGCTGACAAACTCAACTTCCGATTGTTTCCACTGACGAGTCGTAGAATGTTGATAAACACCTAGTAGACCCCACAGGTTCGGACCGACAAAGAGTGGCACAACCATAAAAGACTTGATCTCAAACTGCTCCAGCAAGTCGATGTGACACTGGGCATATCCTGGCTGGTAAATGTCATTGACAACGGAAATCTCACCGTTGCGATATCGTCCACCTTGGGTTTCCTGGAGGTGAGTGTCATCCCAAACCATGTTTACGCCCAGATGACCAATGCTTTGCCATTCCGATGTAGTGGCTTCGTAGTTCCCAACAAATCCTCCGCCCCAGTCAGGAGTGAAACGATACACAGCCACTCGTTCTGCTTTGAGCACTTGGCTGAGTTCTTGCGTAGTGATTTGAAAGATGGTGTCAATCTCTAAAGACTGACGGATTTTAGCCACGATGCGAGACAGAGTTGTCTGGCGATCTACTAAATGCTCTAATTCTATGTTTGCTTGCTGAAGCTGCTCAGAACGCTGTTTCAGTTCTTCCGTCCGTTCTTCAACCTGCCGCTCTAAATTAGCATTCAGCCCTTGCACCTGTTGGTACAGCCGATATTGTTTTGCTGTTGCGGAG
This is a stretch of genomic DNA from Trichocoleus desertorum ATA4-8-CV12. It encodes these proteins:
- a CDS encoding phage holin family protein, producing the protein MIGLLLTWLITTISFLIISRLPLGIEIDSFGKAALSAAVFGVLNALLRPILAFFTFPFLLLTLGLFAFILNAIIFGLAALIVQGFRLRWGIWSALLGSITLGIVNSVLFRVLASLNL
- a CDS encoding DEAD/DEAH box helicase, giving the protein MTFHHLGLSTELLRAVAEQGYDQPTPIQEQAIPAVLKGQDILASAQTGTGKTAGFTLPLLQRLSRSGSSPSRRSPRALILTPTRELAAQVSDSVKTYGKYLSLRSAVVYGGVGIEPQIQLLRRGVDIVVATPGRLLDHLSQKTVDLSHVEILVLDECDRMLDMGFINDIRKVLAKLPASRQTLLFSATFSAEIQKLANTLLKSPTLIEVAPRNTAAEQVTQVVHLVDRDRKRELLSHMIGFHNWQQVLVFTRTKHGANRLAEQLAKDGLRSTAIHGNKTQAARTRALSDFKQGKVRVLVATDVASRGLDIDQLPYVVNFELPNVPEDYVHRIGRTGRAGNAGRAVSLVCSEEYPFLKSIERLLNRTFIKDVVPGYEPAASEGPQTGQANRKRSNQGRPQQPKSEVAATPKRSKQNSTGGTRDRKHLRIV
- the fusA gene encoding elongation factor G, encoding MKDLTRYRNIGIFAHVDAGKTTTTERILKLTGKIHKIGEVHEGAATTDFMEQEQERGITIQSAATSCFWNDHQLNIIDTPGHVDFTIEVYRSLKVLDGGIGVFCGSGGVEPQSETNWRYANDSKVSRVIYINKLDRTGADFYRVVKQVDQVLAAKPLVMVLPIGIEEQFSGVVDLLTRKAWVWDNSGDPMNYQIKEVPADMVDQVETYREQLIETAVEQDDELMEKYLEGEELSIDEIKRCIRKGTIDLAFFPTYCGSSFKNKGVQLVLDAVVDYLPNPMEVKPQPEMDLEGNEMGTFAYVDSEKPLRALAFKIMDDRFGALTFTRIYSGKLSKGDTVLNTATGKTERISRLVEMHANSREEVESAQAGDIVAIVGMKNVQTGHTLCDPKKPATLEPMVFPEPVISIAVKPKAKGGEEKMVTALTKMVQEDPSFHMFTDEESGETILKGMGELHLDIKVDILKRTHGVEVEVGKPQVAYRESITKRLEDDYTHKKQSGGSGQFAKIGYVVEPGEPGTGFVFESKVTGGSVPREYWPAVQKGFESCIGKGVLAGFPCLDLKFTLLDGGFHPVDSSAMAFEIAAKAAYRQSMPKASPQLLEPIMNVDVFTPDNYMGDVIGDLNRRRGMMKSQETGPTGARIKADVPLSEMFGYIGDLRTMTSGRGQFSMSFSHYAPCPNNIAEEVIKETKERQAAA
- a CDS encoding GAF domain-containing protein produces the protein MTMLPPHDINSSLTREVLLHRIANRIRQSLELPEILSKTAAEVRSYLGTDRVKIYQFQPDGHGIVIAESLQSDRLPSLFGLHFPADDIPPYARELFVRARQRSIVNMSTHEVGISSLNCPESGELLNDNDTDIRYRPVDPCHQEYLMAMGVQSSIVVPVLLEAEATGSAQTSSLQSQTQLWGLLVSHHAEPRTVTEEELQFIQAVVDQVAVAIAQSILLEQVRAQARQEANLNRVTALLQTSPTVNWQDALEEAADTLDAGGRLYLFPDAHQPRELYTHGEQPSFIDPAQKRFIEENLVWQKYLHSVLNTSTDGTGYQPWSIEWMRAVYALAEPTQSTKPVALSWAVNDIYQEPLFRTLAPFFNDTRIRSTLIIPLKHGAQVIGCLTFFRSGLDTETLWAGYHNPDTRQLMARQSFDVWRQIQKERSQSWVEEEIKYAQVLGERFSATAKQYRLYQQVQGLNANLERQVEERTEELKQRSEQLQQANIELEHLVDRQTTLSRIVAKIRQSLEIDTIFQITTQELSQVLKAERVAVYRFTPDWGGGFVGNYEATTSEWQSIGHLGVNMVWDDTHLQETQGGRYRNGEISVVNDIYQPGYAQCHIDLLEQFEIKSFMVVPLFVGPNLWGLLGVYQHSTTRQWKQSEVEFVSQIATQLGVALQHAQLLANTKEQAAQLAKTLTDLNQTQLQLVHSEKMSSLGQLVAGIAHEVNNPINFIHGNLAPIQEYTQTLLDLIHAYQQEHPTPSADLDQQLADSDLSYIEEDFPKLCASMKLGTDRIREIVRSLRNFSRLDEADVRAVDLHEGLESTLLILQHRLKPGMSNAVIAIEKYYGELPLVECYAGQLNQVFMNLLSNAIDELGEAVTENATSPKAITIATRCVNAEWVEVSIQDNGRGIPEAVQAKLLSPFFTTKPIDQGTGLGLFISHQIAEKHHGELVCHSELGQGTEFVLKLPVKQKPHPEKTS